Proteins co-encoded in one Apis mellifera strain DH4 linkage group LG15, Amel_HAv3.1, whole genome shotgun sequence genomic window:
- the LOC102654084 gene encoding tetraspanin-3 isoform X2: MAYSLLGLGFTVLTVGFFGCRAALHGSQCILATYMSMLVALIVTELVTAAAGGIMTFRILSGLEERLISKLAVGYGHEPTSDIPFSHSLDFAQYKFNCCGIHGYGDYNGTAWWRDAQISGNRRQVPLTCCVLKNTEVKNTGSPMSVVSRVFNKHTEKPWLNPKPKDELACQIEDKEGHDGYRHQEGCLLKVTSWLQCESFTLVFLGMAMAGIQTFGIITSAFLCRTIREMQVD; encoded by the exons ATGG CTTACAGTTTGCTCGGCCTCGGTTTCACCGTGTTGACAGTCGGTTTCTTCGGATGCCGCGCCGCTCTCCACGGAAGCCAGTGCATACTGGCCACC TACATGAGCATGCTCGTGGCGCTGATCGTCACGGAGCTCGTCACCGCGGCTGCCGGCGGTATAATGACGTTTCGAATACTTTCCGGATTGGAGGAGCGTCTGATCAGCAAATTGGCCGTTGGCTACGGCCACGAGCCAACCAGCGACATCCCTTTCAGCCACAGCCTCGACTTCGCCCAATACAAG TTTAATTGCTGCGGAATTCACGGATACGGGGATTACAACGGCACGGCATGGTGGAGGGACGCGCAAATTTCGGGGAACAGGAGGCAAGTCCCCCTCACGTGCtgcgttttaaaaaatacagag GTGAAAAATACGGGAAGCCCAATGAGCGTTGTATCGAGAGTATTCAACAAACAT acCGAGAAACCGTGGTTGAATCCAAAACCGAAGGACGAACTGGCCTGTCAGATAGAGGACAAGGAAGGTCACGATGGATATAGACACCAAGAG GGCTGCCTTCTCAAAGTTACAAGTTGGCTGCAATGCGAGAGCTTCACGTTGGTATTCCTGGGAATGGCGATGGCTGGGATACAA ACATTTGGTATAATAACCTCGGCTTTTCTTTGCCGAACGATAAGGGAGATGCAAGTGGATTGA
- the LOC102654084 gene encoding tetraspanin-3 isoform X1, whose product MKYLKIVLFTFNLLIWLAGCTVLMIGACLLLEPSKGHLLNLFVHDATPHDTINLIAYSLLGLGFTVLTVGFFGCRAALHGSQCILATYMSMLVALIVTELVTAAAGGIMTFRILSGLEERLISKLAVGYGHEPTSDIPFSHSLDFAQYKFNCCGIHGYGDYNGTAWWRDAQISGNRRQVPLTCCVLKNTEVKNTGSPMSVVSRVFNKHTEKPWLNPKPKDELACQIEDKEGHDGYRHQEGCLLKVTSWLQCESFTLVFLGMAMAGIQTFGIITSAFLCRTIREMQVD is encoded by the exons ATGAAGTACTTGAAAATCGTTCTGTTCACGTTCAACTTATTGATATGG TTGGCCGGGTGTACGGTACTGATGATAGGAGCATGCTTGCTGCTGGAGCCAAGCAAAGGTCACCTGTTAAATCTCTTCGTGCACGACGCCACACCGCACGATACTATTAATCTGATAGCTTACAGTTTGCTCGGCCTCGGTTTCACCGTGTTGACAGTCGGTTTCTTCGGATGCCGCGCCGCTCTCCACGGAAGCCAGTGCATACTGGCCACC TACATGAGCATGCTCGTGGCGCTGATCGTCACGGAGCTCGTCACCGCGGCTGCCGGCGGTATAATGACGTTTCGAATACTTTCCGGATTGGAGGAGCGTCTGATCAGCAAATTGGCCGTTGGCTACGGCCACGAGCCAACCAGCGACATCCCTTTCAGCCACAGCCTCGACTTCGCCCAATACAAG TTTAATTGCTGCGGAATTCACGGATACGGGGATTACAACGGCACGGCATGGTGGAGGGACGCGCAAATTTCGGGGAACAGGAGGCAAGTCCCCCTCACGTGCtgcgttttaaaaaatacagag GTGAAAAATACGGGAAGCCCAATGAGCGTTGTATCGAGAGTATTCAACAAACAT acCGAGAAACCGTGGTTGAATCCAAAACCGAAGGACGAACTGGCCTGTCAGATAGAGGACAAGGAAGGTCACGATGGATATAGACACCAAGAG GGCTGCCTTCTCAAAGTTACAAGTTGGCTGCAATGCGAGAGCTTCACGTTGGTATTCCTGGGAATGGCGATGGCTGGGATACAA ACATTTGGTATAATAACCTCGGCTTTTCTTTGCCGAACGATAAGGGAGATGCAAGTGGATTGA